One Mycolicibacterium parafortuitum DNA segment encodes these proteins:
- a CDS encoding TetR/AcrR family transcriptional regulator: MVERPDDAVGARILDAALELLRARGPKAVTMQAIVDATGIAKTTIYRRHPNRRSLLAAALETLDERPSVSADADREQRLRWVIEQSVDVIARGIGAGGFAALLTDEDPEFSDAFRSILVAYRRHAIDALELDQHSADTVIDMIVGSYVAELARTGAVGDAWVTRLAALLDGILRMPR; this comes from the coding sequence CTGGTGGAAAGACCCGACGACGCCGTCGGCGCCCGCATCCTGGACGCGGCGCTGGAACTCCTGCGGGCGCGCGGTCCGAAGGCGGTGACGATGCAGGCGATCGTCGATGCGACAGGTATCGCGAAGACGACGATCTACCGGCGCCATCCGAACCGGCGCAGCCTGCTCGCCGCCGCGCTGGAGACGCTGGACGAGCGGCCGTCGGTATCCGCCGACGCCGACCGTGAGCAGCGACTGCGCTGGGTGATCGAACAGTCCGTCGACGTGATCGCGCGGGGCATCGGCGCCGGGGGATTCGCCGCGCTGCTCACCGACGAGGACCCGGAGTTCAGCGACGCGTTCCGCTCGATTCTGGTGGCGTACCGCCGCCATGCCATCGACGCACTCGAGCTCGACCAACACAGCGCCGACACCGTGATCGACATGATCGTCGGCAGCTACGTCGCCGAACTGGCCCGCACCGGCGCCGTCGGCGACGCCTGGGTCACCCGGCTGGCCGCGCTTCTGGACGGAATCCTGCGCATGCCACGGTGA
- a CDS encoding alpha/beta hydrolase, giving the protein MPKRRPLLRATAELLNAANGLQPLAREGYPTIPVFAFGWPTSELSPLYMAGSMLDAVRRGIRGDFGGPRGRIALALTAVSWAVLYLIHRRNVAAQPHFEDPLREALGADYQDIAEKAKSTRRRYIGVPPNEIVRRRYVEKAGTVQYGPLRVNRADIWRRADLPRDGKAPVLLQVPGGAWAIGMRKPQAYPLLSHLADHGWICVSIDYRVSPRNTWPDHIVDVKRALAWIKEHIAEYGGDPDFVAITGGSAGGHLSALAALTADDPTFQPGFEDADTSVVAAVPIYGRYDWVSAKGNGRKEFIAFLQKFVVKKPITQNRQLYVDASPLHRLRADAPPFFILHGQDDSIIPVPEGREFADALKGVSTSPVVYAEIPHAQHAFDFYYGSPRAHYTAQAVEEFLSWVMATRKTAAGNQVEAG; this is encoded by the coding sequence ATGCCTAAACGCCGGCCGCTGCTGCGGGCCACCGCGGAGTTGCTCAACGCCGCCAACGGATTGCAGCCGCTGGCCCGCGAGGGATATCCGACCATCCCGGTCTTCGCGTTCGGGTGGCCGACCTCCGAGTTGTCGCCGCTGTACATGGCCGGCTCGATGCTCGATGCGGTGCGCCGCGGCATCCGCGGCGACTTCGGCGGACCGCGCGGCCGGATCGCACTCGCGCTGACCGCGGTGTCCTGGGCGGTGCTGTACCTGATCCACCGCCGCAACGTCGCGGCCCAACCGCATTTCGAGGATCCGCTGCGCGAGGCGCTCGGCGCCGACTACCAGGACATCGCCGAGAAGGCGAAGTCCACGCGGCGCCGCTACATCGGTGTGCCGCCGAACGAGATCGTCCGCCGCCGCTACGTGGAGAAGGCCGGCACCGTGCAGTACGGGCCGCTGCGGGTCAACCGGGCCGACATCTGGCGCCGCGCCGACCTACCGCGCGACGGCAAAGCCCCTGTGCTGCTGCAGGTCCCGGGCGGCGCATGGGCGATCGGGATGCGCAAACCGCAGGCCTACCCATTGCTGAGCCATCTGGCCGACCACGGCTGGATCTGCGTGTCGATCGACTACCGGGTCAGCCCGCGCAACACTTGGCCGGACCACATCGTCGACGTCAAACGGGCGCTGGCCTGGATCAAGGAGCACATCGCCGAGTACGGCGGGGACCCGGATTTCGTCGCGATCACCGGCGGTTCGGCCGGCGGGCACCTGTCGGCGCTGGCCGCGCTGACCGCCGACGATCCGACCTTCCAGCCCGGCTTCGAGGACGCCGACACCTCCGTGGTCGCCGCGGTGCCGATCTACGGTCGCTACGACTGGGTCTCGGCGAAGGGCAACGGGCGCAAGGAATTCATCGCGTTCCTGCAGAAGTTCGTCGTCAAGAAGCCGATCACGCAGAACCGGCAGCTGTACGTCGACGCGTCACCGTTGCACCGGCTGCGTGCCGACGCGCCCCCGTTCTTCATCCTGCACGGCCAGGACGACTCGATCATCCCGGTGCCCGAGGGCCGTGAATTCGCCGACGCGCTCAAGGGCGTGTCGACGTCCCCGGTGGTGTACGCCGAAATCCCGCACGCGCAGCACGCTTTCGACTTCTACTACGGTTCACCGCGGGCGCATTACACCGCCCAGGCCGTCGAGGAGTTTCTGTCCTGGGTGATGGCGACGCGCAAGACCGCGGCGGGGAATCAGGTCGAGGCGGGCTGA